GCGATTTTCTCCATGTAAGAGTCCGGAGCGGATAAAAGGGATCGGGGCGCGCCAGCGGTAATTACGGTTATAGCATTATAGCGGCCAAAAGCTACCGAGTCGGTGCATTCCAAGGGGTCAATCGCCAGATCCATGACCGGCTTTTTTCCCCGCCCGACGATTTCGCCGGTATATAGTTCGGGTGCTTCGTCTTTGGCCCCTTCGCCGATAACTACTTTTCCGCGAAAATCAATTTGGTTAAACCGGTCGCGCATTTCGTCAACCGCCGCGCCGTCGGCCTTTTTCCCTTCCCCCCTTCCGATCCATTTAGCGGCGGCAATTGCGGCCGCTTCGGTAACTCTCACAAATTCTAAAGCCAGGTTCCTGTCCATAAGTTTAATATTAGTGGTTATTTATCATTATTATTTATCTTACCTCATTTATTTTACCTTTGTAAATGGCTTGCCTTGAATTTTAGCCAATATTTTGATAATATCAAAATAGTTAACAATTCTTCTTCAATAATAATGAAAATTCCCAAACTAAAAATCTCACCGTCAATTTTAGCGGCTGATTTCGGCCGCTTAAACGAAGAAATTAAGTCAATCGAACCTTACGCCGATTTTCTCCACGTGGACGTCATGGACGGCCATTTTGTTCCCAATATCACTTTCGGCTACACGATTTTAAACTGCATTAAATCTAAACTCCCCCTGGATTGCCACTTAATGATAGAAAATCCGGCCAAGCACATTCACCATTTTATCGAATCCGGCGCCGCCCGAATTGCGACGCACGTTGAATTAGGAGAAGAAATGACTAAATTGAGCCTGGAAACCACTAAACAGTTCGGAAAACCGGCCGGAGTGGCGATAAGCCCCAACACTCCGGTTGAAGAGCTGTTCCCCTATTTCGGATTGGCCGATTATTTTGTTATAATGACGGTTGTCCCCGGTTTTGGCGGCCAGGAGTTTATGAGAGAAGAACTCTCTAAAGTTTCCTACTTGCGCGAAAAATTTCCGGAAGTCGAAATCGTAATTGACGGCGGGATGAATACCGCTACCGCTCCTCTAGCCATTAAAGCCGGAGCCGACAACCTTGTCGCCGGATCTTTTGTCTTCCGGTCGGATGACCGTATTAAAGCCATTGAATTTTTAAAATCGCTTGAGAAATAACTATGGTCAATATTATCGCCGCCAGCCAAGCAGAGCATCTCGCGAAGTTCTTGAAAAAGGACAAAAAAAACTTCCGCATTTTTAAGCTGGGAAAAAATAAGGATAAAAAAAGGTATTTTCCGGATAAGGAGATCTACGCCCGCCTGCCGGATATTAAAAAATTAGAGGGCCGGACCGTTGTTCTTCATTCCGGCATGCCCAATCCGAATGACGGGCTCATAGAATTAAAAATGGTTTTAGAGATTTTGCGGGAAACCCAGGTTGGCCCGATTGAAGTATTTTTCACTTATTTCCCTTACGGCATGCAGGACCACGCTGATCAGGACGGCGCGCTTAATTATGCCGAATGTCTTATCAAGGAACTTACCGCATACTACGCTGTACACAAAATTTATACAGTGGACGCCCATTTTTGGGGCCGGGACTTTGCCAAGAATTATCCGATTGAAAATATTAGCGGGGTCAGCCTTTTAAAAGAAGCGGCCCTAAAAGAAAATCCAGATATGATTTTTATCACTCCGGACATGGGTTCGCAGAGGCGGACCGGCATTGAGGGAGTCCTAAAGGAAAGAATTAATTCCCATGAGACGCACATGAAAGAAGAAAGCGCCGATTGGCTGGCTGACACAGTAAGCGGCAAGAATGTCGGCGTGGTTGACGATCTTCTAGAAACCGGCGGA
This genomic interval from Patescibacteria group bacterium contains the following:
- a CDS encoding ribulose-phosphate 3-epimerase, whose protein sequence is MKIPKLKISPSILAADFGRLNEEIKSIEPYADFLHVDVMDGHFVPNITFGYTILNCIKSKLPLDCHLMIENPAKHIHHFIESGAARIATHVELGEEMTKLSLETTKQFGKPAGVAISPNTPVEELFPYFGLADYFVIMTVVPGFGGQEFMREELSKVSYLREKFPEVEIVIDGGMNTATAPLAIKAGADNLVAGSFVFRSDDRIKAIEFLKSLEK
- the prs gene encoding ribose-phosphate diphosphokinase, with the protein product MVNIIAASQAEHLAKFLKKDKKNFRIFKLGKNKDKKRYFPDKEIYARLPDIKKLEGRTVVLHSGMPNPNDGLIELKMVLEILRETQVGPIEVFFTYFPYGMQDHADQDGALNYAECLIKELTAYYAVHKIYTVDAHFWGRDFAKNYPIENISGVSLLKEAALKENPDMIFITPDMGSQRRTGIEGVLKERINSHETHMKEESADWLADTVSGKNVGVVDDLLETGGTMAKFYDECKKAGAKKVIALITHGVLKKGIKRIASTYDALYLTNTIRSKEANIDMSQLIGDTIK